The Lactobacillus sp. CBA3605 genome contains a region encoding:
- a CDS encoding PTS sugar transporter subunit IIA, whose product MEEHVKQPVAPKKALSWRQINEGIAFALGNLGHSAFYGALSTYFIVYVTSGMFTGVPTAIANRLIGLITGLVVVIRLAEVVVDPILGNIVDNTETRWGKFKPWQVIGSVVSSILLVIIFTGIFGLAKVNWVLFAIIFVILFILLDVFYSFADVSYWGMVPAISEDSHARGIFTALGSFTGSIGWNGLTMVVVPITTYFTFVATGKHTQGPQGWLAFAIIVAIVAVLSSLAVAFGTTEKNNVIRQAAKQKTSIKDVFVGIAKNDQILWISLSYLLYSLAYVVTNGVLFYLFKFVIGQPGEFWIAGAVATVVGFGTAPLYPILNRFIPRKILFAVGQVAMILSYVIFITAKTNLPLLIVGLILFNFTFAQLVVVLSLTDSIEYGQLKNGNRNEAVVLAVRPMLDKITGAFSNGIVGSIAILAGMTGSATAADISAHNIHMFELLAFYTPLVCSILALVVFMFKVKITEKTHAEIVDELQAKLAQGEMTISADDKPIEATSTTVLAPVSGKMLALADVDNGVNQAGLPGTGFAIQPSDGRIYAPFDGTIKFTFSTKHTFGIVSASGLETIIHAGIDTVNLRGAGFTTYYQDGQQVQAGDLLLTFDRDLIRQSGYNDAVITFFTQPGCLNPVQPIISTTVKHGDTVMAVTFKK is encoded by the coding sequence ATGGAAGAACATGTAAAACAACCAGTAGCACCTAAAAAAGCATTATCTTGGCGCCAAATTAACGAGGGGATTGCCTTTGCTTTAGGTAATCTTGGTCATTCAGCCTTTTATGGGGCTTTAAGTACGTATTTTATTGTCTATGTCACTAGTGGCATGTTTACAGGAGTTCCGACCGCTATTGCTAATCGACTGATTGGGCTAATTACGGGATTAGTTGTTGTGATTCGGTTAGCTGAAGTGGTGGTTGATCCAATTCTGGGGAATATCGTAGATAACACTGAGACTCGATGGGGAAAATTTAAACCTTGGCAAGTAATTGGGAGCGTTGTGAGTTCGATTTTACTTGTGATTATTTTTACTGGAATCTTTGGATTAGCTAAAGTTAATTGGGTATTATTTGCAATTATATTCGTAATTCTATTCATTCTATTGGACGTGTTTTATTCATTTGCAGATGTCTCATACTGGGGGATGGTACCAGCGATTAGTGAAGATAGTCATGCACGGGGGATCTTTACAGCGCTAGGAAGTTTTACCGGTTCAATCGGTTGGAACGGATTAACAATGGTTGTTGTGCCGATTACAACTTATTTTACCTTTGTAGCGACTGGAAAACATACGCAAGGCCCGCAAGGTTGGTTGGCATTTGCAATCATTGTTGCTATCGTGGCAGTGTTGTCATCTTTGGCAGTGGCTTTTGGCACCACCGAAAAAAATAATGTGATTCGACAAGCAGCAAAGCAAAAAACTTCAATTAAAGACGTTTTTGTTGGTATTGCTAAAAATGATCAAATCTTATGGATTAGCTTATCATATCTACTTTATTCGTTAGCCTATGTGGTTACGAATGGGGTACTCTTCTATTTGTTCAAATTTGTAATCGGTCAACCTGGTGAATTTTGGATTGCCGGTGCAGTAGCAACAGTAGTTGGGTTTGGCACGGCACCATTGTATCCAATTTTAAATCGATTTATTCCACGAAAAATTTTATTTGCTGTCGGACAAGTTGCGATGATTTTATCATATGTGATTTTTATTACAGCTAAGACTAATCTACCATTGTTAATTGTAGGTCTGATTTTATTCAACTTTACTTTTGCACAATTGGTCGTAGTATTATCACTTACTGATTCAATTGAATATGGGCAATTAAAAAATGGTAATCGAAATGAGGCCGTAGTTTTGGCGGTGCGCCCCATGTTAGATAAAATTACTGGTGCATTTTCAAATGGAATTGTCGGATCAATTGCCATTCTTGCAGGAATGACTGGCAGTGCTACGGCTGCCGATATTTCGGCGCATAATATTCACATGTTTGAACTGTTAGCTTTTTATACCCCATTAGTTTGTTCGATTTTAGCCCTAGTTGTCTTTATGTTTAAAGTGAAGATTACAGAAAAGACGCATGCTGAAATTGTGGATGAACTACAGGCAAAATTAGCACAGGGTGAAATGACGATTAGTGCGGATGATAAGCCGATTGAAGCAACTTCTACCACGGTATTGGCCCCAGTAAGCGGTAAAATGTTAGCACTTGCTGACGTTGATAATGGCGTTAACCAAGCTGGCTTGCCAGGAACTGGTTTCGCTATTCAACCGAGCGACGGTCGAATTTATGCACCGTTTGACGGGACGATTAAGTTTACGTTCTCAACGAAACATACTTTTGGTATTGTATCAGCGTCGGGGTTAGAAACCATTATTCATGCGGGCATTGATACGGTCAATCTTCGTGGTGCCGGTTTTACGACCTATTACCAAGATGGTCAGCAAGTTCAAGCGGGTGACTTATTATTAACCTTTGATCGGGATTTGATTCGACAAAGTGGGTATAATGATGCGGTGATTACATTCTTTACACAACCAGGGTGTTTAAATCCGGTTCAGCCCATTATTTCAACGACAGTCAAACACGGCGATACGGTCATGGCCGTTACATTCAAAAAATAA